In the genome of Leptolyngbya subtilissima AS-A7, one region contains:
- a CDS encoding carbohydrate ABC transporter permease has product MTTVPQTTAPPQTPERSIPWMRVLLWLAIAFTVIFSLAPVLWQVLTSFKTNAAITQTPVVYLPGFGQLTLTHYADLFRLNQFHVYMFNSALVAIVSTVLCLALGSPAAYALARLRIPGEQVILAIVLVVTLFPYILLFLGLLELVRAFGLANNYLALIIPYTAINLPLTILVMRSFFQQLPKDLEDSARVDGYNTVQMLWRIVLPMTLPALITTGILAFIFAWNEYLFALTFMTREGMKTIPVAAAQLGGTTLFEVPYGPLAAATVVGTLPLVLLVLFFQRRIVQGLTSGSVKG; this is encoded by the coding sequence ATGACCACCGTCCCCCAAACTACCGCCCCTCCCCAGACCCCCGAGCGCAGCATTCCCTGGATGCGGGTGCTGCTGTGGCTGGCGATCGCGTTCACCGTCATCTTTAGCCTGGCGCCGGTGCTGTGGCAGGTGCTGACCTCGTTCAAGACCAATGCGGCCATCACCCAGACCCCAGTGGTCTACCTGCCGGGGTTCGGCCAGCTCACTTTGACCCACTATGCGGATCTGTTTCGACTCAATCAGTTCCACGTCTACATGTTCAACAGCGCTCTAGTGGCGATCGTCTCCACGGTGCTGTGCCTGGCGCTCGGATCTCCGGCGGCCTACGCCTTAGCCCGCCTGCGGATTCCAGGGGAGCAGGTGATTTTGGCGATCGTGCTGGTGGTGACCCTGTTTCCCTACATTTTGCTGTTCCTGGGCCTGCTCGAACTTGTGCGCGCCTTTGGCCTCGCCAACAACTACCTGGCGCTGATCATTCCCTACACCGCCATCAACCTGCCCCTGACGATTTTGGTCATGCGCAGCTTTTTTCAGCAGTTGCCCAAAGACCTGGAGGACTCGGCCCGCGTAGATGGCTACAACACGGTGCAAATGCTCTGGCGCATCGTGCTGCCCATGACCCTGCCTGCCCTAATCACCACTGGCATTCTGGCCTTTATCTTCGCCTGGAATGAGTACCTGTTTGCCCTGACCTTCATGACTCGCGAGGGCATGAAAACCATCCCCGTCGCCGCCGCCCAGCTCGGTGGCACCACTCTGTTTGAAGTGCCCTACGGTCCTCTAGCCGCCGCCACCGTAGTCGGCACCCTACCCCTAGTGCTGCTGGTGCTGTTCTTCCAGCGCCGCATTGTGCAAGGCCTCACCTCTGGCTCTGTTAAGGGGTAG
- a CDS encoding carbohydrate ABC transporter permease, translating to MAKDYIRQRERRTGWLLMLPALLVLLLVYAFPILRTFWLSFFTENLSTNLEPVFSGLDNYGLMVGDGRFWQSMRNTAVFTLFTLVFELGLGLIIALALDQAFRGRGLARTIAILPWALPTALIALAWRWIFNTEFGVWNDMLMRLHLIDNPVNWLGEPFWAMVAVIAADVWKTTSFVAILLLAGLQSVSQDLYEAHALDGASPWQSFRQITLPLIAPQIVIAMLFRFAQSFGIFDLIQVMTGGGPGGATETVSIYIYAAVMRYLDFGYGAALVTVTFLVLVAVVGLSWLYISRLRAKTE from the coding sequence ATGGCTAAGGACTATATTCGGCAGCGGGAACGGCGGACAGGGTGGCTGCTAATGTTGCCAGCGCTGCTGGTGTTGCTGTTGGTCTATGCCTTTCCGATTTTGAGGACTTTTTGGCTGAGCTTTTTTACTGAGAACCTCAGCACCAACCTAGAGCCAGTGTTTAGCGGCTTAGACAACTACGGGCTGATGGTGGGGGACGGTCGCTTCTGGCAGAGTATGCGGAATACGGCTGTGTTTACCCTGTTTACGCTGGTCTTTGAGCTGGGGTTGGGATTGATCATTGCCCTGGCCCTCGATCAGGCTTTTCGCGGGCGGGGCCTGGCGCGGACGATCGCTATTCTGCCCTGGGCGTTGCCCACCGCCTTAATTGCCCTGGCCTGGCGCTGGATTTTTAATACCGAGTTTGGCGTCTGGAACGACATGCTGATGCGATTGCATCTGATCGACAACCCGGTGAACTGGCTGGGAGAACCCTTTTGGGCCATGGTGGCGGTAATTGCTGCCGATGTCTGGAAGACGACCTCCTTTGTGGCGATTTTGCTGCTGGCGGGGCTGCAGTCGGTTTCTCAGGATCTGTACGAAGCCCACGCTCTAGATGGGGCTAGCCCCTGGCAAAGCTTTCGGCAAATTACGCTGCCGCTAATTGCGCCGCAGATTGTAATTGCCATGCTGTTTCGCTTTGCCCAGTCCTTTGGCATTTTTGACCTAATTCAGGTGATGACCGGTGGTGGCCCCGGCGGAGCCACAGAGACGGTATCGATCTACATCTACGCCGCTGTCATGCGGTATTTGGACTTTGGCTATGGGGCCGCCCTCGTGACGGTGACATTTTTGGTGCTGGTGGCGGTGGTAGGCCTGAGCTGGCTATACATCTCCCGACTCCGAGCTAAGACCGAGTAA
- a CDS encoding cupin domain-containing protein, whose amino-acid sequence MPPVPQSGNLFQLPDPLPTAELFTALFETPQLRIERILSIGQTTPPDEWYDQSQDEWVVLLQGSATLTYEDGASLVLGLGDYVLIPARRRHRVDFTSSEPPCIWLAIHSFG is encoded by the coding sequence ATGCCCCCCGTGCCACAGTCCGGCAATCTGTTTCAGCTGCCCGATCCGTTACCGACGGCGGAATTGTTTACCGCCCTGTTTGAAACGCCCCAGCTGCGGATTGAGCGCATTCTCTCGATCGGGCAGACCACACCCCCCGACGAGTGGTACGACCAAAGCCAGGATGAGTGGGTTGTCCTGCTACAGGGAAGCGCCACCCTCACCTACGAGGATGGCGCTTCTTTAGTACTGGGGCTAGGAGACTATGTGCTCATACCCGCTCGCAGGCGTCACCGGGTCGATTTCACTAGCAGCGAGCCGCCCTGCATTTGGCTGGCAATTCACAGTTTTGGGTAA
- a CDS encoding glycine betaine ABC transporter substrate-binding protein produces the protein MTLTRRWFSQACLGVATALVAVACGGGGDGGGGGDVVSVGSKDFTEQLIIGEMYALVLEENGLTVERKLNLGGTPVAQAAIESGEIDLYPEYTGTALLTVLKQPVSSDQQEVFDTVKQAYQEQFNLVWLDPSPMNNTQALAMTEERAEALGIRTISDFAAQASDLTLIGPPEFEAREDGLPGLQEAYGDFSVKEYKAVDAGLRYKGLVDGEADVAVAFGTDGEISAFNLVVLEDDKGLFPPYQVAPIVSQAALDANPAIAEALNQVSPLLNDEVMRQLNYEVSGNQREPAEVAREFLVDAGLVSE, from the coding sequence ATGACGTTAACTCGACGGTGGTTTAGCCAGGCCTGCCTGGGGGTAGCGACAGCGCTGGTGGCAGTGGCCTGCGGCGGTGGCGGTGATGGCGGAGGTGGCGGTGATGTTGTCAGCGTCGGCTCAAAAGATTTTACCGAGCAGCTGATCATCGGCGAGATGTACGCCCTGGTGCTTGAAGAAAACGGCCTAACCGTTGAGCGCAAGCTCAACTTGGGGGGCACTCCGGTGGCCCAGGCCGCGATCGAGAGCGGCGAAATCGACCTCTACCCCGAGTACACCGGCACCGCGCTACTCACCGTCCTCAAGCAGCCGGTCAGCAGCGACCAGCAAGAGGTTTTCGACACCGTCAAGCAGGCTTACCAAGAGCAATTTAACCTGGTGTGGCTCGACCCCTCACCAATGAACAACACCCAGGCCCTGGCCATGACCGAGGAACGAGCCGAGGCCTTGGGCATTCGCACGATCTCCGACTTCGCCGCCCAAGCCAGCGACCTCACCCTGATTGGGCCACCAGAGTTTGAGGCGCGCGAAGACGGTCTTCCCGGTCTGCAAGAGGCCTACGGCGATTTTTCGGTCAAAGAATATAAGGCTGTAGATGCGGGTCTGCGCTACAAGGGGCTGGTGGATGGCGAGGCCGACGTGGCCGTGGCCTTTGGCACCGATGGCGAAATCAGCGCCTTTAACCTGGTGGTGCTCGAAGACGACAAGGGGCTGTTTCCGCCCTATCAAGTGGCACCCATTGTCAGCCAGGCAGCGTTGGATGCTAACCCTGCGATCGCTGAGGCCCTCAATCAGGTTTCGCCCCTACTCAACGACGAGGTCATGCGCCAGCTCAACTACGAGGTCAGCGGCAACCAGCGTGAACCGGCAGAAGTAGCGCGCGAATTTTTGGTCGATGCGGGTCTAGTTTCAGAGTAG
- a CDS encoding ABC transporter permease, translated as MLQNAYQYALDNSDRILTALQQHLLLVAVPLAIGLLVGLPLGLWSARSRLISTVMLNSFNALRVIPSLAVLFLAVPVLGLSFWSAVLALTLLVMPPILISTDVAFRNISPAIREAATGMGMPPGDILKTVEIPLALPVVIAGIKTAAVEVIASATLAAFVGAGGLGAFIVLGFAAYDPAILLVGAVPVALLALLVEVGLSAVQRAAQPPGVRSV; from the coding sequence ATGCTGCAAAACGCCTACCAATATGCGCTAGATAATAGCGATCGCATCCTTACCGCTCTGCAACAGCACCTGCTGCTGGTGGCGGTGCCCTTGGCGATTGGGCTACTGGTGGGGTTGCCGCTGGGGTTGTGGAGTGCGCGATCGCGCCTCATCTCTACCGTCATGCTCAATAGCTTCAATGCCCTGCGGGTGATTCCTAGCCTGGCGGTGCTGTTTTTGGCGGTGCCCGTGCTGGGGCTGAGCTTTTGGTCGGCGGTGCTGGCCCTGACGCTGCTGGTGATGCCGCCCATTCTGATCAGCACCGACGTGGCCTTTCGCAATATCAGCCCCGCCATTCGCGAGGCGGCAACGGGCATGGGCATGCCCCCCGGCGACATTCTCAAAACGGTCGAAATTCCCCTGGCGCTGCCAGTGGTGATTGCTGGCATCAAAACCGCCGCAGTGGAGGTGATCGCCAGCGCTACTCTGGCCGCCTTTGTGGGAGCGGGTGGGTTAGGAGCGTTTATTGTACTGGGGTTCGCCGCTTACGATCCGGCGATTTTGCTGGTGGGGGCGGTGCCGGTGGCGCTGCTGGCGCTGCTGGTGGAGGTAGGGTTGAGTGCAGTGCAGCGAGCTGCGCAGCCTCCAGGAGTGCGATCGGTTTAA
- a CDS encoding ABC transporter permease encodes MSYLLSNPGDVLTLLLQHLRMTGIALGIAIALSVPLALLVSRLRWLAVPVLGGLGVLYTIPSLALIIFLVPLFGLNATSVIVAMVLYTQVILVRNLTVGLAGINPAVLEAARGMGMSVAQRWWRVQVPLVLPVFLAGVRIAAIVAIAIATIGAKFNAGGLGKLLFDGIQTSRYDKIVAGAIAVAVLALVINGLLLALEHYAQPQRRLKQ; translated from the coding sequence ATGAGCTATCTGCTGAGCAACCCTGGCGACGTGCTGACTCTGCTGCTGCAACACCTGCGGATGACAGGGATTGCGCTGGGCATTGCGATCGCCCTATCGGTTCCCCTCGCCCTGCTGGTCTCGCGCCTGCGCTGGCTGGCGGTGCCCGTGCTCGGCGGGCTGGGGGTGCTCTACACCATCCCCAGCCTGGCGCTAATTATCTTTTTGGTGCCGCTGTTTGGCCTCAATGCCACCTCGGTGATCGTGGCCATGGTGCTCTACACCCAGGTGATTTTGGTGCGCAACCTGACGGTGGGGCTGGCGGGCATCAACCCGGCGGTGCTAGAAGCGGCGCGGGGCATGGGCATGAGCGTGGCCCAGCGCTGGTGGCGGGTGCAGGTGCCGTTGGTGCTGCCGGTGTTTTTGGCCGGGGTGAGAATTGCGGCGATCGTGGCCATTGCGATCGCCACTATTGGGGCCAAGTTCAACGCTGGCGGTCTAGGCAAGCTGCTGTTTGATGGCATCCAAACTAGTCGCTATGACAAGATTGTGGCGGGTGCGATCGCGGTAGCAGTTCTAGCTCTGGTGATCAACGGGCTGCTGCTGGCCCTAGAGCACTACGCCCAACCCCAGCGACGACTCAAGCAGTGA
- a CDS encoding ABC transporter ATP-binding protein, translating to MSNLQFDDVSLRFAGGARPAVNRVTCQVSSGEIVVILGPSGCGKTTLLKMVNRLYEPTGGNIFLDETNIRQLKATKLRQQIGYVIQQSGLFPHMTVADNVAVVPKLLGWPKPKIQARIDELLDLVKLSPGEFRDRYPAQLSGGQQQRVGIARALAGNPAIMLMDEPFGAIDAITRTALQDEILRLQGQLKKTILFVSHDVEEALRLADRILIMRLGEVVQFDTPFNLLTKPADEFVHTLLGADDMVRQLGLLRVGSAMMALPPNYSNGHNPTLSHLDSLRDALSLILKTGAPALTVLEGGNPVGLLTLDHIRESAVNGR from the coding sequence ATGAGCAACCTCCAGTTTGACGATGTTTCGCTGCGGTTTGCTGGGGGTGCCCGCCCGGCCGTGAACCGGGTGACCTGCCAGGTCAGTTCGGGCGAGATTGTGGTGATCTTGGGGCCTTCGGGCTGTGGCAAAACCACGCTGCTCAAGATGGTAAACCGCCTTTACGAACCTACTGGCGGCAACATCTTTCTCGACGAGACAAATATTCGCCAGCTGAAGGCGACCAAGCTGCGGCAGCAGATCGGCTACGTAATTCAGCAGTCGGGGCTGTTTCCCCACATGACGGTGGCCGACAATGTGGCGGTGGTACCCAAGCTGCTGGGCTGGCCCAAACCCAAAATTCAGGCCCGCATCGATGAGCTGCTGGACTTGGTAAAGCTATCGCCGGGAGAATTTCGCGATCGCTACCCCGCTCAACTTTCTGGTGGACAGCAGCAGCGGGTAGGCATTGCTCGAGCGCTGGCGGGCAACCCCGCCATCATGCTGATGGATGAGCCCTTCGGAGCGATCGATGCGATCACGCGCACAGCCTTGCAAGACGAGATTTTGCGCCTCCAAGGCCAGCTTAAAAAGACAATTCTGTTTGTCTCCCACGATGTGGAAGAGGCCCTACGCCTGGCCGATCGCATCTTGATCATGCGCCTGGGCGAAGTGGTGCAGTTCGACACTCCCTTTAACCTGCTGACTAAACCCGCTGATGAGTTTGTGCACACTCTGCTAGGGGCCGACGACATGGTGCGCCAGCTGGGTCTGCTGCGGGTGGGTTCGGCGATGATGGCGCTGCCGCCCAACTACAGCAACGGCCACAACCCCACCCTCTCCCACCTAGATAGCCTGCGGGATGCGCTGTCGCTGATTCTTAAAACTGGGGCACCGGCGCTGACAGTGCTAGAAGGGGGCAACCCGGTGGGTCTGCTCACCCTCGACCACATTCGCGAGTCGGCGGTGAACGGGCGATGA
- a CDS encoding ABC transporter ATP-binding protein: MAKLELQNLAKAYSRDIVPVKQLNLVVEDNEFLTLVGPSGCGKSTILRLIAGLDQPTEGRVMIGDRDVSPLPPGDRNIAMVFQSYALYPHMTVRDNVASGLKLRHLPAGDIQKRVQEVSEVLGLDPLLDRKPAKLSGGQRQRVALARALVRNPDVFLLDEPLSNLDALLREQVRADLKQIFADQKSPIVYVTHDQTEAMTLSTKVAVLNNGYLQQLGHPHDIYKTPANRFVASFIGSPQMNLVTLSRTGNTVALGDFAIPLPVGVQATSVVLGIRPEHLRLPREGDVHTVSGQVFLVENLGMHDLVSLRVQGDPTLTLRALLPADAAWSKENLKLALPPESIHWFDGNTEQRLG; the protein is encoded by the coding sequence ATGGCTAAACTCGAACTCCAAAATCTCGCCAAAGCCTATAGCCGCGACATTGTGCCGGTGAAGCAGCTCAATTTGGTGGTGGAAGATAACGAGTTTTTGACCCTGGTGGGGCCATCGGGCTGTGGTAAGTCCACTATTCTTAGGCTGATTGCGGGGCTGGATCAGCCTACGGAGGGGCGGGTGATGATTGGCGATCGCGATGTTAGCCCACTGCCGCCGGGCGATCGCAATATTGCCATGGTCTTCCAGAGCTATGCTCTCTATCCCCACATGACGGTGCGCGACAATGTGGCTTCGGGGCTCAAATTGCGCCATCTGCCGGCGGGCGACATTCAAAAGCGGGTGCAGGAAGTCTCTGAGGTGCTGGGCCTCGACCCGCTGCTCGATCGCAAGCCTGCGAAACTCTCGGGTGGGCAGCGCCAGCGGGTGGCCCTGGCCCGCGCCCTAGTGCGCAACCCCGACGTGTTTCTGCTCGACGAACCCCTGAGTAACCTAGATGCCCTACTGCGCGAGCAGGTGCGGGCCGACCTCAAGCAGATTTTTGCTGACCAAAAATCACCTATTGTCTACGTCACCCACGATCAGACCGAGGCCATGACCCTTTCAACCAAGGTGGCGGTGCTCAACAACGGCTATCTGCAACAGCTAGGCCACCCCCACGATATCTACAAAACCCCAGCCAATCGGTTTGTGGCTAGCTTCATCGGCAGCCCTCAGATGAACCTCGTTACTCTTAGCCGCACCGGCAACACTGTTGCCTTGGGTGATTTTGCCATACCGCTGCCGGTTGGAGTCCAGGCGACCTCTGTGGTGTTAGGCATTCGCCCCGAGCATCTGCGGCTGCCCCGCGAGGGCGATGTTCACACCGTCAGCGGACAGGTGTTTCTGGTGGAAAACCTGGGCATGCACGACCTAGTCAGCCTGCGGGTGCAGGGCGACCCCACCCTGACTCTGCGGGCGCTGCTACCCGCCGATGCCGCCTGGAGCAAGGAAAATCTGAAGCTGGCGTTGCCGCCCGAGTCAATCCACTGGTTCGATGGCAATACCGAGCAGCGCCTTGGGTAA
- a CDS encoding lanthionine synthetase C family protein, with amino-acid sequence MTLFDPARHYPLLQLDWEPNAVQEAICAIARETITQLQTMPLLNGHPMDDQAFGSDLYFGKAGVLWAIQYLQTVGAIDSTIDVTTHLNESLEQNQQRYPKVSPYPEQSSYLFGELPLLLLQYKLSPSEDKAIQILQSIHKNDPQPVRELMWGIAGSMLAAYFMYQWTQESRWQEVFKLQASLLLQEWQPVGEIGYLWTIDLYGGQQQWLGPVHGFASNLTPLLVGQSLLTNEEFQDISTQAMITVIQTAVTDDGAANWPAIYDKAHTRQAPNLVQYCHGAPGMVTALATLPRGVNEQFDRILEQGGELTWQAGPLKKGSNLCHGTGGNGYAFLKLFTRTGNQMWLDRARVFAMHAIEQYQLSQQLYRQLRYPLWTGDLGLAIYLWDCLQAQSQFPTIDIF; translated from the coding sequence ATGACACTGTTTGATCCAGCTAGACACTATCCACTCTTGCAGCTCGATTGGGAGCCGAATGCGGTTCAAGAAGCAATTTGTGCGATCGCCCGTGAAACCATTACTCAACTGCAAACTATGCCGTTGTTGAATGGGCACCCGATGGACGATCAAGCATTTGGCAGCGACCTATATTTTGGTAAAGCTGGCGTTCTATGGGCGATCCAGTATCTGCAAACAGTTGGAGCAATTGACTCAACCATTGATGTCACGACTCATCTCAATGAGTCATTAGAACAAAATCAGCAGCGTTATCCCAAAGTCAGTCCCTATCCCGAGCAGTCGTCTTATTTGTTTGGAGAACTGCCACTACTGCTGCTGCAGTATAAATTATCTCCCTCAGAAGACAAAGCCATCCAAATTTTGCAATCGATTCATAAGAATGACCCCCAGCCCGTTCGAGAGCTGATGTGGGGCATAGCCGGGTCGATGCTAGCGGCTTACTTTATGTATCAGTGGACGCAAGAATCAAGATGGCAAGAGGTTTTCAAACTGCAAGCAAGTTTACTGCTACAGGAGTGGCAACCTGTTGGTGAAATTGGATACCTGTGGACAATCGACTTGTACGGTGGCCAACAACAGTGGTTGGGACCTGTACATGGCTTTGCCAGTAATTTAACACCATTGCTTGTCGGACAGTCCCTATTAACCAATGAGGAATTTCAAGACATCTCAACCCAAGCGATGATAACTGTGATTCAAACCGCAGTGACGGACGATGGCGCAGCAAACTGGCCAGCTATTTACGACAAAGCCCATACTCGTCAAGCTCCAAACTTAGTGCAATACTGTCATGGAGCGCCCGGAATGGTGACGGCTTTGGCAACGCTACCAAGAGGGGTCAATGAGCAATTTGATCGCATTTTAGAGCAAGGTGGAGAGCTGACTTGGCAAGCAGGTCCATTAAAGAAGGGATCAAATCTGTGTCATGGTACAGGGGGTAATGGCTACGCATTTCTCAAGTTGTTTACCCGAACTGGCAATCAGATGTGGCTCGATCGCGCTAGAGTCTTCGCGATGCATGCAATCGAACAGTACCAACTGTCGCAACAACTCTATCGACAGCTGCGCTATCCCCTCTGGACAGGAGACCTCGGTCTAGCAATATATCTGTGGGACTGCTTGCAAGCACAATCTCAGTTTCCTACGATCGATATTTTCTAG
- a CDS encoding ABC transporter substrate-binding protein, whose amino-acid sequence MFALVAIAATVLVGAHVWSQQPVTISFLLRAVEADQMQGLAEQFMAENSDIRIEMVRGPNAADAVENLYTTSFLLGDSPYDILFSDVVWIPKFAAAGWLIDLSDRVSEADLSDFLPADVAAGLYQGGLYRMPFRSDMGMLYYRTDLLDQVGLEPPETFDDLIAAAETIQAQTDVDWGFTWQGLQYEGLVTNFVEIIAGYGGFWIDPTTLEVGLDQPAGVQAVEFMKGLIDQRISPPGVTNYIEEDSLRQFQNGNVAFLRNWPYAWAEANREGTPVAGKIALKPMVHAAGQQPAACLGGWGFGISSTTPHPEEAWRVVKFFTSPEPMKDFITEFAYVPSRRALFTDPDVLATFPHYAQLLEVAETAVPRPPVGQYAQVSDILQRYLSAAISDQMTAEDAMRAAAGESRRVLGVEG is encoded by the coding sequence TTGTTCGCGTTGGTTGCGATCGCCGCTACGGTGCTGGTCGGTGCCCATGTCTGGTCACAGCAGCCGGTCACTATCTCCTTTTTGCTGCGAGCGGTGGAAGCCGACCAAATGCAGGGCTTGGCTGAGCAGTTTATGGCCGAAAACTCCGATATTCGCATCGAGATGGTGCGCGGCCCCAACGCTGCCGACGCCGTCGAAAACCTTTACACCACCTCCTTTTTGCTGGGCGACTCGCCCTACGACATCCTCTTCTCAGACGTCGTTTGGATTCCCAAGTTTGCCGCTGCCGGGTGGCTAATAGACCTGTCGGACCGCGTCAGTGAAGCCGATCTGTCCGACTTTTTGCCGGCCGACGTGGCCGCTGGCCTCTACCAAGGTGGCCTCTACCGCATGCCATTTCGCTCCGACATGGGCATGCTTTACTACCGCACCGACCTGCTCGACCAGGTCGGGCTCGAACCGCCCGAGACCTTTGACGACCTGATTGCTGCCGCCGAGACCATCCAAGCCCAGACCGACGTGGACTGGGGATTTACGTGGCAGGGCTTGCAGTACGAGGGTTTAGTCACTAATTTTGTCGAAATTATCGCTGGCTACGGCGGTTTTTGGATTGACCCCACCACCCTAGAAGTGGGCTTAGATCAGCCCGCTGGGGTGCAGGCCGTGGAGTTTATGAAGGGCCTGATTGACCAACGCATTTCTCCCCCCGGTGTGACCAACTACATTGAGGAAGATTCGCTCCGCCAGTTTCAGAACGGCAATGTGGCCTTTTTGCGCAACTGGCCCTACGCCTGGGCCGAGGCCAACCGCGAGGGCACGCCTGTAGCCGGTAAGATTGCCCTCAAGCCCATGGTGCATGCCGCAGGCCAGCAGCCCGCTGCCTGCTTAGGAGGCTGGGGCTTTGGGATTTCGTCGACCACTCCTCACCCCGAGGAAGCCTGGCGGGTGGTGAAATTTTTTACTAGCCCTGAACCGATGAAAGATTTCATCACCGAGTTTGCCTATGTGCCTAGCCGCCGCGCCCTGTTCACCGATCCAGACGTGCTGGCGACGTTTCCTCACTACGCGCAGCTGTTAGAAGTGGCAGAAACGGCGGTACCTCGCCCTCCTGTCGGTCAATACGCCCAGGTTTCAGACATTCTGCAACGCTATCTGAGCGCGGCCATCAGTGACCAAATGACGGCTGAAGATGCCATGCGGGCGGCAGCGGGTGAGAGTCGGCGGGTGTTGGGGGTAGAGGGGTAG